In Fragaria vesca subsp. vesca linkage group LG5, FraVesHawaii_1.0, whole genome shotgun sequence, the genomic stretch ACTTTAAAATAATATTTTTAATCATTAGATTTACATCTAATAGTGAAATCATGGTCACTAATGACCATGTGAACACCACTTTAAGATCAAATACCCCATGAATACCCTACACAGTACACACTATAGATTTTTGCCGTGCCTATGGTAAACACGAGGTGAGGTGTCGTTGTCGAATAATATGTAACTACAAACATAAGAAGCACATGGGCCTATCCCAAAACCCATGAAGAGACTAGCAAACAGCCCATACCATATCCCCACACACGGAACCTACAAAGAAAACCCGTCCACGCAAGGGACACCTAAGCAAACAACCGCGTAGTCCAATTAGGCCTCTTGACTCCCTTTGTCGTTACTCATTCAAACATATATAAATGCCTTCACACTTTTTTCACACCATTTGTCCGAAACTGAAACCAAATCCAATCTCAAATTCTCAATCACACCTGCTTCTCTTCCAACCAAGGCTTCAACTCATTTTCTTCTTGTCTTCTCGATCTTGTACTTTCAGACCAACTCGAACAAGTTCAGAATCGGAATGGACCTCTTCCACAACGCAAAGGCCGTGCGCCTCCGCGGCCGCCACGACAAGTACCTCTTAGCCGACGAAGACGAAGACACCGTCATCCAAGACCGCAACGGCTCCTCCAAGACCGCCAAGTGGACCGTCGAGCACGTCCCCGGATCCGACCACGTCATCCGACTCAAGAGCTGCTTCGGCAAGTACCTCACCGCCTCCAACCAGCCCTTCCTTCTCGGCATGACTGGCCGCAAAGTCCTCCAGACTCTTCCGCCGCGGCTCGACTCTTCCGTCGAGTGGGAACCTGTCCGGGAAGGGCATCAGGTGCGGCTCAAGACCCGGTACGGCCACTTTCTGAGGGCCAATGGGGGACTGCCACCGTGGAGAAACTCGGTGACGCATGATATTCCTCATAGAACAGCCACGCAGGATTGGGTTCTATGGGATGTTGATATAGTTGAGATTCAGGTGCAGTCTCCTGCGCATAGACCCGCTGGGCCTCCACCGCTGCCCCATTCGGACTCTTTGGATTTCGAGCCCAGCTCTCCTTCGTCTGTTTCGGTTAAATCAACGGCCAGTTACACACGACAAGAGGTTAGTATTTTTGTTTGATTCGATGGTTAAATTTGTTCATGTGTTTAAGTATTAAGCTGTGTGTTATAATGCTGCTGCAGTCGAATGATTCGTTTGTGGAGTCACCGCCGAAGGTGGAAGGGAGGACTATATACTACCATATAGCGGAAGATAATGGCGATGTGGATGATGAAGCTGTGCAGGGTTACTCTATGATTTTCAAAGGAAATGGGGTTGAGGAATTGACTCGGAAGTTGGAGGAAGAGACGGGGATTGAGGGGCTTGTTGTGTGTGCTCGAAGCCCTTTGAATGGCCAGCTTTTCCCTCTTAAATTGCAGCTGCCTCCAAACAATGTGACTATGCAGGTTGTGGTGGTCTTATCTTCTTCAAAAGGTAACACTTTCCCTTACCATAACTCTAATGAAAATTGATGGTCATTTCTGTGATTTGTGATATTCTTTTCCCGTAATTTAGCGAACTGTGTTATGTTAGTTTTGGTTGTTTTCGAGGACCATCTAGTCTAGTTTTTGATAAGGAAAACAGTCGCATTGTAGAAGTACCTGGCCGTTTAAGATCAAGGACAATGCACTCAGCAATGCAAACCTTATAAGCAGTTATTATCAAAGTAT encodes the following:
- the LOC101306925 gene encoding uncharacterized protein LOC101306925, whose amino-acid sequence is MEIFNKYKSVKIRSHLEKYLVADADQKTVRQSRKGSDTRNARWTVELVENKPHVIRLKSCYGLYLTATDMAFLLGATGDKVLQTEADRLSDWKFEFEPIKDGFQMKFRTWCGKYLRANGGPPPWRNSITHDDPSTSSTRNWILFDVEEAEVPVSENVTDFLLSQQSSFSSFNADEIDNGTEYGSPMSVYSPRTPKTSVLSKRSLFSARSPWYSPKVSSKQLVVHQTNSNKFRIGMDLFHNAKAVRLRGRHDKYLLADEDEDTVIQDRNGSSKTAKWTVEHVPGSDHVIRLKSCFGKYLTASNQPFLLGMTGRKVLQTLPPRLDSSVEWEPVREGHQVRLKTRYGHFLRANGGLPPWRNSVTHDIPHRTATQDWVLWDVDIVEIQVQSPAHRPAGPPPLPHSDSLDFEPSSPSSVSVKSTASYTRQESNDSFVESPPKVEGRTIYYHIAEDNGDVDDEAVQGYSMIFKGNGVEELTRKLEEETGIEGLVVCARSPLNGQLFPLKLQLPPNNVTMQVVVVLSSSKAAQDLARKGLL